The following proteins are encoded in a genomic region of Spirosoma sp. SC4-14:
- a CDS encoding C1 family peptidase yields the protein MKPNTRTTCFGLTLLLSAGLFTSGQSQSTTRKYAGGLKSSRTRSLTVMHKAPLATRSFANLPAEVSYEQFCPTVGDQGKQETSVAFATAYYLRTIMEGKEKNITQKTQLDASRFSPTFVYDKIRDPKDINCQGGGTIEEALDVLKVDGVPRLRTLTYPLCNQAIPPAAAKEATQFRIGDYQQLFTEQADPAQKVQAVKKALAEGNPVVAGIGAPLSFEEARAVWEPAPNEKTTDVLYSQAICVLGYSDKQYGGAFRIVNSWNTGWGEKGFCWIPYSYFGKFIINAFQVYSATNEPGNRPGTVILTSSNKGAGISPADTRKGSAELKLNDGSPMAVSRQATRDLKIVSDESAPTDIQPYHVTQAYDSGTRFKFFLNNSENAYVYALTTQKDGGIEKLFPTDELMSPLLGPNTTIAYPSETSSVVMEKHKGNKADYLLILFARRPLNMEGLLKTLGRKKGSLDKRLTDVLGDQLVKQDQIRYQPDQAAFEVKPGTAGNVVPLLIELKYK from the coding sequence ATGAAACCAAACACACGAACTACGTGCTTCGGCCTGACGCTATTGCTATCAGCCGGACTATTCACAAGCGGGCAGAGCCAGTCAACAACACGAAAATACGCAGGTGGCTTAAAATCCAGTCGAACACGGTCGCTTACGGTGATGCATAAGGCACCGCTGGCAACCCGCAGTTTTGCCAATCTGCCGGCCGAAGTATCCTACGAACAGTTTTGCCCCACGGTTGGCGATCAGGGGAAACAGGAAACATCCGTTGCCTTTGCCACAGCCTACTACCTCCGCACGATTATGGAGGGAAAAGAAAAAAACATTACCCAGAAAACTCAACTCGACGCGAGCCGCTTTTCGCCAACCTTTGTCTACGACAAAATACGCGACCCCAAAGACATAAACTGCCAGGGAGGTGGCACCATTGAGGAAGCACTCGACGTACTGAAAGTAGATGGCGTTCCCCGGCTCCGTACGCTAACCTATCCGCTTTGCAATCAGGCCATTCCGCCCGCAGCGGCCAAAGAGGCTACCCAGTTTCGGATTGGCGATTATCAGCAGTTATTTACTGAGCAGGCCGATCCGGCCCAGAAAGTCCAGGCCGTGAAGAAAGCGCTTGCCGAAGGGAACCCCGTTGTAGCGGGCATCGGCGCTCCGCTGTCGTTCGAAGAAGCACGGGCTGTTTGGGAACCGGCACCGAACGAGAAAACTACCGATGTGCTCTATAGCCAGGCCATTTGTGTGCTTGGCTACAGCGATAAACAGTACGGGGGTGCGTTCCGAATCGTCAATAGCTGGAATACAGGCTGGGGCGAAAAAGGGTTCTGCTGGATTCCCTATAGCTATTTCGGCAAATTTATTATCAATGCATTTCAGGTATATTCGGCCACAAATGAACCTGGTAATCGACCCGGAACGGTTATCCTGACCAGTAGTAACAAAGGAGCGGGCATCTCCCCCGCCGACACCCGCAAAGGATCGGCCGAATTGAAACTCAACGATGGTAGCCCGATGGCCGTTAGCCGTCAGGCTACCCGCGATCTGAAAATTGTATCCGACGAATCGGCCCCGACCGATATTCAGCCGTATCATGTTACACAGGCCTACGATTCGGGAACGCGGTTTAAGTTTTTTCTCAATAATTCCGAAAATGCCTATGTGTATGCGCTTACTACGCAAAAAGATGGTGGCATCGAAAAATTATTCCCGACCGACGAGCTGATGAGCCCCTTGCTGGGCCCCAACACCACCATTGCCTATCCATCGGAAACCAGTTCTGTTGTGATGGAAAAGCACAAAGGCAACAAAGCCGATTATCTGCTGATTTTGTTTGCCAGGCGCCCGCTTAATATGGAAGGGTTGCTAAAAACGCTTGGCCGAAAAAAAGGGTCACTCGACAAACGGCTAACCGATGTGCTGGGCGATCAGTTGGTGAAACAGGACCAGATTCGGTACCAGCCCGACCAGGCCGCCTTCGAAGTGAAACCCGGAACGGCAGGTAATGTGGTTCCTTTGCTGATTGAGCTGAAATATAAATAA
- a CDS encoding TerC family protein, translated as MSTLFTAESIISLLTLTFLEIVLGIDNIIFISIAANKLSPKDQPKARNIGLMLAMAFRIILLLGISFVISLSKPFTHVDADWFKAAFTGQSLILFGGGIFLLYKATSEIHHKLEGSAHEEMEGGTKGKTTITSVVAQIAITNIVFSIDSILTAIGLTQNVTIMMIAVVLSILIMMFFAGPVGKFVNEHPTIQMLGLAFLIMIGFMLIAEGAHLSEVVIFDQEVGSVPKGYLYFAIAFSLLVEFLNIRLRKKQDPIQLHGYEEEAHREGMI; from the coding sequence ATGAGCACACTCTTTACTGCCGAGTCGATTATCAGTCTACTGACGCTGACATTCCTGGAAATTGTTCTGGGTATCGACAACATCATCTTCATTTCTATTGCGGCTAACAAACTGTCCCCAAAGGATCAACCCAAAGCCCGAAACATTGGTTTGATGCTGGCAATGGCTTTCCGGATTATTCTGCTGCTGGGTATTTCGTTTGTTATCTCGCTGAGTAAACCATTTACACACGTCGATGCCGACTGGTTCAAGGCAGCCTTTACCGGGCAAAGCCTCATTCTGTTTGGTGGGGGGATATTCCTGCTTTACAAAGCGACTTCCGAAATTCACCACAAGCTGGAAGGCAGTGCCCACGAAGAGATGGAAGGTGGCACAAAAGGTAAAACAACCATCACAAGTGTAGTGGCCCAAATTGCTATTACCAACATTGTTTTCTCGATCGACTCCATTCTAACGGCCATTGGTCTGACCCAGAACGTTACAATTATGATGATTGCCGTTGTGCTGTCGATTCTGATTATGATGTTTTTTGCAGGGCCGGTTGGCAAATTCGTTAACGAGCACCCCACAATTCAGATGCTCGGTCTGGCTTTCCTGATTATGATCGGCTTTATGCTTATTGCTGAAGGGGCTCACCTGTCAGAAGTAGTGATCTTCGACCAGGAGGTGGGTAGCGTCCCCAAAGGGTATCTGTATTTTGCTATTGCGTTCTCGCTGCTGGTTGAGTTCCTCAACATTCGGCTTCGCAAAAAACAGGACCCGATTCAGCTCCACGGCTACGAAGAAGAAGCCCATCGCGAAGGCATGATTTAA
- a CDS encoding NADH-quinone oxidoreductase subunit N: MSLTDQLNDLLNSFDGFGPTLWLSIAFCVLLVIELVLHRSGSVTQRRRWLAGFSVIALVVAGVWSIASTARGFLFLHLLFIDNQAIFFQTIVVVAALFVLLYDLVAYPASDRPTGQHPETGRLPGEWYSLLMAMTLGLFLMTVSVNLLSIYLSIELVSICSYLLTALTTTRKASEGGIKYLLFGSVSSAIMLYGMSLLYGITGTLDLTTDDFGLALAQQDTTVAAVALLLTLAGVLFKLAGVPFHAWTPDAYEAAPVPVAAFFSVAPKAAAVLVLMRLVTALPAQADDAAAGIANDSLQIPLAVLALAGILIGNLSALRQTDAKRLLAYSSIAHAGFLLVGVVAFTEAGFQAVIFYASTYLFISLAAFFLIDMLAQTTGSNTLLICQFAGLGSKFPLLSVGLTIVMLALTGLPPTVGFTAKLLSFSALFEAYQRSGNNWLLALFALGLLNALISLVYYLKIPFLLFFRPTVEPEPIAVQTPNQPAIWLVGILVIPIVGLFLRPQWIMELLTGW; this comes from the coding sequence TTGTCTCTCACCGACCAACTTAACGACCTCCTCAACAGCTTCGATGGCTTTGGGCCCACGCTCTGGCTGTCGATAGCCTTTTGTGTACTTCTTGTTATCGAACTGGTTTTACACCGTTCGGGGTCGGTGACTCAACGACGTCGATGGCTGGCAGGTTTTAGTGTTATAGCGCTGGTCGTTGCCGGTGTTTGGAGCATTGCCTCAACTGCTCGGGGCTTTTTGTTCTTACATCTCCTCTTCATTGACAATCAGGCTATTTTCTTTCAGACGATTGTTGTGGTGGCAGCTCTTTTTGTGCTGCTCTACGACTTAGTTGCATACCCTGCCAGCGATCGGCCTACCGGACAACACCCGGAAACAGGCCGATTGCCGGGCGAGTGGTATTCGCTGCTGATGGCCATGACACTGGGTTTATTCCTGATGACGGTTTCGGTCAATCTGCTTAGTATTTACCTCAGTATCGAACTTGTTTCAATCTGTTCGTATCTGCTCACGGCGCTCACAACTACCCGAAAGGCATCGGAGGGAGGCATAAAATACCTGTTGTTTGGCTCGGTCAGTTCGGCAATTATGCTCTATGGTATGTCGCTGTTGTATGGCATCACCGGTACCCTTGACCTAACAACCGACGACTTTGGCCTTGCGCTCGCCCAGCAGGATACAACCGTTGCCGCCGTTGCTCTTTTACTGACACTGGCAGGGGTTTTGTTTAAACTGGCGGGAGTTCCTTTCCATGCCTGGACACCCGACGCTTATGAAGCAGCCCCCGTTCCTGTGGCTGCTTTTTTCTCCGTAGCTCCCAAAGCTGCTGCCGTGCTGGTACTGATGCGGCTCGTAACCGCGCTGCCTGCCCAGGCCGACGACGCGGCTGCTGGCATAGCCAACGATTCACTACAAATTCCACTGGCTGTGCTGGCGCTTGCCGGTATTCTGATTGGCAATTTGTCGGCCCTTCGGCAAACCGATGCCAAACGGTTACTGGCCTACTCCAGCATTGCTCATGCGGGTTTTCTGCTGGTGGGAGTGGTGGCCTTTACGGAAGCGGGATTCCAGGCCGTGATTTTTTATGCCAGTACGTATCTGTTTATTTCGCTGGCCGCTTTTTTCCTGATTGATATGCTGGCCCAAACTACTGGCAGTAATACACTACTGATTTGCCAGTTTGCAGGTTTGGGCTCAAAATTCCCGCTTCTATCGGTTGGTTTAACCATCGTTATGCTGGCCCTGACCGGCCTCCCGCCCACAGTTGGCTTTACGGCTAAACTTTTATCGTTTTCGGCCCTTTTTGAGGCTTATCAGCGCTCCGGTAACAATTGGCTGCTGGCTCTGTTTGCATTGGGTCTGCTAAATGCGCTAATCTCGCTGGTGTATTATCTTAAAATTCCCTTTCTGCTTTTCTTCCGCCCCACGGTAGAGCCCGAACCAATTGCAGTTCAAACACCCAATCAGCCGGCAATCTGGCTGGTAGGTATTCTGGTCATTCCAATTGTTGGCTTATTTCTGAGACCGCAATGGATTATGGAGTTGCTAACAGGCTGGTAA
- a CDS encoding type II toxin-antitoxin system VapC family toxin produces the protein MGIKYLWDTNTVIYYLQRQFPAGAEEFMDGLLAEAIPCISAITEIELLCWKTATEKDIEILHSFIQDTVLIELERPVKLKTAEIRKQHGIKLPDAIIAATAVIYELILVTRNTKDFVTIDGLQVINPWNH, from the coding sequence ATGGGAATAAAATATCTCTGGGATACTAATACGGTTATCTACTATTTGCAGCGTCAGTTTCCTGCTGGCGCTGAAGAATTTATGGATGGCTTACTCGCCGAAGCAATACCCTGTATTTCGGCTATTACTGAGATTGAGCTACTGTGTTGGAAAACGGCTACTGAAAAAGATATTGAAATCCTCCATAGCTTTATTCAGGATACCGTACTAATTGAGCTTGAACGGCCGGTGAAGCTAAAAACCGCTGAAATACGTAAGCAGCATGGCATAAAATTGCCTGATGCTATTATTGCTGCAACCGCTGTTATTTATGAACTCATATTGGTTACCCGCAACACAAAAGATTTTGTGACTATCGATGGTTTGCAGGTGATTAACCCCTGGAATCATTAA
- a CDS encoding ATP-binding cassette domain-containing protein, with the protein MIVRTELLGKRYRKEWIFRRVSLELTGGTSYTFVGPNGSGKSTLLQLLAGNLPQTEGKLEYIENGNILEADNWFRQISIAAPYLELVEELSLDELLTFHQTFKPFKANLTPETVAEKMFLSHARHKEIKYFSSGMKQRVKLGLAFFSDTPIVILDEPTSNLDRQGAAWYQEQVRQLSPDQLLLIGSNQPEEYEFCPNVLDVMQWK; encoded by the coding sequence ATGATTGTCAGAACCGAGCTGCTGGGAAAACGGTATCGGAAAGAATGGATTTTTCGGCGGGTAAGCCTGGAGCTTACAGGCGGAACAAGCTACACGTTTGTGGGGCCTAATGGCAGCGGGAAATCAACGCTATTGCAATTGCTGGCCGGAAACCTGCCCCAAACAGAAGGCAAACTCGAATACATTGAAAACGGTAACATACTGGAAGCCGACAACTGGTTTCGACAAATCAGTATTGCTGCGCCTTACCTCGAACTGGTTGAAGAACTGTCGCTCGATGAATTGCTGACGTTTCACCAGACCTTCAAGCCCTTTAAGGCCAATCTGACCCCCGAAACTGTTGCCGAAAAGATGTTTTTGAGCCACGCCCGGCATAAGGAGATCAAATACTTTTCGTCGGGCATGAAACAGCGGGTAAAGCTCGGACTGGCGTTTTTTTCGGATACGCCGATCGTGATTCTTGACGAGCCAACCTCAAACCTCGACCGGCAGGGAGCAGCCTGGTATCAGGAACAGGTGCGGCAACTTTCGCCGGATCAGTTGCTGCTCATTGGCTCCAATCAGCCCGAAGAATATGAGTTCTGCCCCAATGTGCTCGATGTAATGCAGTGGAAGTAG
- the lpxA gene encoding acyl-ACP--UDP-N-acetylglucosamine O-acyltransferase, which translates to MIQPLAYIHPEAKIAQNVVIEPFAIIHKDVEIAEGTWIGSHAVINEGARIGRNCKIYPGAVISSTPQDLKFNNEYTLTFIGDNTTVREYATISRGTEEHWKTEIGSNCLIMAYAHVAHDCRIGNHCLIINNVQMAGHVHMGDWAIIGGSSSVHQWVKIGAHAMISGGSLVRKDVPPFTKAAREPLSYTGINSIGLRRRGYENGKINEIQEIYRYIYLRGLNNAEALTQIELELPPSDERDEIVNFIRSSERGIMKGPAGNSERE; encoded by the coding sequence ATGATTCAACCATTAGCCTACATTCACCCTGAAGCGAAAATTGCGCAAAACGTGGTGATTGAGCCATTCGCCATCATCCACAAAGACGTTGAAATCGCCGAAGGAACGTGGATTGGTTCGCACGCTGTTATCAACGAGGGTGCCCGCATTGGCCGTAACTGTAAGATTTATCCGGGAGCGGTTATTTCGTCGACTCCACAGGATTTGAAGTTTAATAATGAATATACGCTGACGTTCATTGGCGATAATACAACCGTTCGCGAATACGCTACCATCAGCCGCGGAACCGAAGAGCACTGGAAAACCGAAATCGGAAGCAATTGCCTGATTATGGCCTATGCGCACGTAGCGCATGATTGCCGGATCGGGAATCATTGCCTCATTATCAATAATGTTCAGATGGCTGGTCACGTGCATATGGGCGACTGGGCTATTATTGGCGGATCGAGTTCGGTACACCAATGGGTGAAAATTGGTGCTCATGCCATGATTTCGGGCGGGTCGCTGGTGCGTAAAGATGTGCCGCCATTCACTAAAGCTGCGCGGGAACCTCTTTCCTATACGGGTATTAACTCAATTGGCCTGCGCCGTCGTGGATACGAAAATGGTAAAATCAACGAAATTCAGGAAATCTATCGCTATATCTACCTGCGTGGCCTGAACAACGCTGAAGCACTGACGCAGATCGAACTGGAGTTGCCACCCTCGGATGAACGCGACGAAATCGTTAATTTTATCCGTAGTTCAGAGCGTGGTATCATGAAAGGACCGGCCGGAAACAGCGAAAGAGAATAA
- a CDS encoding bifunctional UDP-3-O-[3-hydroxymyristoyl] N-acetylglucosamine deacetylase/3-hydroxyacyl-ACP dehydratase — protein MNTKQQTIQKAVSVSGVGLHTGVSATMTFLPAPTNHGYKFQRIDLPGQPVVDADVDNVVDLSRGTTLEQSGARVHTVEHTLAALVGLQLDNVLIQLDGPEPPIMDGSSIQFINALQEAGIEEQNATRNYFEVNEYVHYRNSEKDIELAALPLNDYRLTVMVDYNSKVINSQHAYLNDISQFPEQIASSRTFVFLHELETLYKQNLIKGGDLTNAIVIVDRDVEDGELDYLAELLNKPKVSVNKREGILNNIQLHYPNEMARHKLLDVIGDLALIGRPIKAQILAARPGHAANVAFAKKIKKLIQKNAANQVPNYDPKQPPVLDINRISQLLPHRYPFQMIDKIIALDENSVVGIKNVTMNEPFFPGHFPGNPVMPGVMQLEAMAQTGGILVLSTVPDPENYWPYLIGIENCRFRRNVLPGDTVIFRCEFTSPMKRGIVKMQGRGYVNSNLVCEADMIASLVKKK, from the coding sequence ATGAATACCAAACAACAGACGATTCAGAAAGCCGTTTCGGTATCGGGTGTGGGCCTGCACACGGGCGTTTCGGCTACAATGACTTTCCTGCCCGCCCCCACCAATCACGGCTATAAATTTCAGCGTATCGACCTGCCAGGCCAGCCTGTTGTCGATGCTGATGTCGACAATGTGGTCGACCTCTCGCGTGGCACCACTCTCGAACAGAGCGGTGCCCGGGTGCATACCGTTGAGCATACACTGGCTGCACTGGTTGGGCTTCAACTGGATAATGTGCTTATTCAGTTGGATGGACCCGAACCGCCTATAATGGATGGATCGTCGATCCAGTTTATCAACGCACTCCAGGAGGCAGGGATCGAGGAACAAAACGCTACCCGTAACTATTTTGAGGTTAATGAATACGTTCACTATCGGAATTCGGAAAAGGATATTGAACTGGCTGCTCTACCGCTGAACGACTATCGACTCACGGTAATGGTTGATTATAATTCGAAAGTAATCAACAGCCAGCATGCCTATCTGAATGATATAAGCCAGTTTCCGGAACAGATTGCTAGTTCCAGAACATTTGTCTTTCTGCACGAACTGGAAACGTTATACAAACAGAATCTCATAAAAGGGGGTGACCTGACCAACGCCATTGTTATTGTTGATCGGGATGTTGAAGATGGTGAACTCGACTATCTAGCTGAGTTGCTGAACAAACCCAAAGTGAGCGTCAATAAGCGGGAGGGCATTCTGAACAATATTCAGCTGCACTACCCTAATGAAATGGCGCGGCATAAACTGCTGGACGTAATTGGCGATCTGGCCTTGATTGGGCGCCCCATCAAGGCGCAGATTCTGGCAGCCCGGCCTGGCCACGCGGCCAATGTGGCTTTTGCGAAGAAGATCAAGAAACTTATCCAGAAAAACGCGGCCAATCAGGTTCCTAATTACGACCCCAAGCAGCCTCCCGTACTGGATATTAACCGAATTTCGCAGTTGCTGCCTCACCGCTACCCATTCCAGATGATCGATAAGATTATTGCGCTCGATGAAAACAGCGTTGTGGGTATCAAGAACGTAACCATGAATGAACCGTTCTTTCCAGGTCACTTTCCGGGCAATCCGGTTATGCCAGGCGTAATGCAACTCGAAGCTATGGCGCAAACGGGTGGTATTCTGGTGCTTAGCACCGTTCCTGATCCGGAAAACTATTGGCCATATTTAATTGGTATCGAGAATTGTCGTTTCCGACGCAACGTTTTGCCGGGCGATACCGTAATTTTTAGATGTGAGTTTACTTCGCCCATGAAGCGAGGTATTGTAAAAATGCAGGGCCGGGGCTATGTCAACTCCAACCTCGTCTGCGAAGCCGACATGATTGCCAGTCTGGTAAAGAAAAAGTAG
- the lpxD gene encoding UDP-3-O-(3-hydroxymyristoyl)glucosamine N-acyltransferase — MEFTVKQIATLLGGEVAGNDTLAITKLAKIEEGRPGDISFLSNLKYEPHLYTTQASAVIVDRSFQPRKPVSAALIFVENSYTAFTRLLEEYHHRMSFARVGVEQPAYLGDGTQVGEQIYRGAFSYIGRNCRIGHNVKIHAHAHIGDNVRIGDNTIIHPGARVLDNSVIGQYCVIHPNAVIGSEGFGFAPQADGTYKTIPQLGNVILEDFVNVGANTTIDCATMGSTIIRQGVKLDNLIQIGHNVEIGRNTVIAAQTGISGSTKIGENCVIAGQVGFAGHLTIANGTKVGAQSGVGKNVTEENTSLNSSPAFGLKESMRSLAVFRRLPDLERRLNDLEKKTEK, encoded by the coding sequence ATGGAGTTTACAGTCAAGCAGATTGCTACGTTGTTGGGTGGAGAGGTCGCCGGAAATGATACGCTGGCAATTACCAAATTAGCCAAAATAGAGGAGGGAAGACCGGGCGATATATCGTTTCTGTCGAATCTGAAATATGAACCCCACCTCTACACTACCCAGGCATCGGCGGTGATTGTTGATCGTTCATTTCAGCCCCGAAAGCCAGTTTCGGCTGCCCTGATTTTTGTTGAAAATTCGTACACGGCCTTCACCCGCCTGCTCGAAGAGTATCATCACCGAATGAGTTTTGCCCGCGTGGGAGTCGAACAGCCTGCCTACCTGGGCGATGGAACGCAGGTTGGTGAGCAGATTTATCGTGGCGCTTTTTCCTACATTGGACGGAATTGCCGAATCGGGCATAACGTCAAAATTCATGCTCATGCGCATATTGGCGATAATGTTCGTATTGGCGATAATACCATTATTCATCCCGGAGCGCGGGTGCTGGATAACTCTGTTATTGGTCAATATTGTGTCATTCATCCGAATGCGGTTATCGGTAGCGAAGGCTTTGGTTTTGCGCCACAGGCCGATGGCACTTACAAGACTATTCCTCAACTGGGCAATGTGATTCTGGAAGATTTTGTTAATGTAGGAGCCAATACGACAATCGACTGCGCAACAATGGGATCGACCATTATTCGGCAGGGCGTTAAACTCGATAATCTGATTCAGATTGGTCATAATGTTGAAATTGGCCGTAATACAGTCATTGCTGCTCAGACCGGAATTTCGGGATCAACCAAAATTGGCGAAAATTGTGTCATTGCAGGCCAGGTTGGTTTTGCCGGTCACTTGACGATTGCAAATGGAACAAAGGTGGGAGCTCAGTCGGGAGTTGGTAAGAATGTAACGGAAGAAAATACATCGCTCAACAGCTCTCCTGCGTTTGGCCTGAAAGAAAGTATGCGCTCACTGGCAGTTTTTCGGCGATTGCCGGACCTGGAACGGCGCTTGAATGATTTGGAAAAGAAAACGGAAAAATAG
- a CDS encoding HD domain-containing protein gives MPAANKKKILNDPVYGFITIPSELLFDLVEHPYFQRLRRIKQLGLSEYVYPGALHTRFHHALGAMHLMGQATHTLRSKGHYLTDEECEAAQIAILLHDIGHGPFSHVLECCLLEDVHHERISLLLMHELNQQFDGQLSMAIEMFEGTYERPFFHQLISSQLDMDRMDYLNRDGYYTGVAEGAIGAERIIKMLDLVDDQLVVEAKGTLSVENFLNARRLMYWQVYLHKTSICCESMLIQILRRARFLLRQGETVFASDAFMLFLRESVSLDAFLSSRMYINAFTQLDDYDVWACIKQWALHNDTVLATLCQMLLDRRLFKIVLSTEPFAGELLRELETQLRRTGLADEDLSYFLVEGQATNAAYLPTQDRIAIKLKTGHVIDIADASDLSNIQVLTNIVRRYYVCWAKELKTTSKSISQ, from the coding sequence ATGCCAGCAGCTAACAAAAAGAAAATCCTCAACGATCCGGTATATGGGTTCATCACGATCCCGTCGGAACTGCTGTTCGATCTGGTCGAACATCCCTATTTTCAGCGACTCCGGCGAATCAAACAGTTGGGATTGTCGGAGTATGTATATCCGGGGGCTCTGCATACGCGCTTTCATCATGCCCTGGGCGCCATGCATCTGATGGGGCAGGCCACGCACACGCTTCGCAGCAAAGGCCACTACCTGACCGATGAAGAGTGCGAAGCCGCCCAGATCGCTATTCTTCTCCACGATATTGGCCACGGACCATTCTCGCACGTACTGGAGTGTTGCCTGCTCGAAGATGTTCACCATGAGCGCATCTCACTGCTGCTGATGCATGAACTAAACCAACAATTCGACGGTCAGCTCTCAATGGCAATCGAAATGTTTGAGGGTACTTACGAACGACCGTTTTTTCATCAGTTGATTTCGAGCCAGCTGGATATGGATCGGATGGATTACCTCAATCGCGATGGCTATTATACGGGCGTGGCCGAAGGCGCTATTGGTGCCGAACGCATTATTAAAATGCTCGACCTGGTCGACGATCAGCTTGTGGTTGAGGCAAAAGGTACCCTGAGCGTCGAAAATTTTTTGAATGCCCGCCGGTTGATGTATTGGCAGGTATATCTGCATAAGACATCAATCTGTTGTGAGTCGATGCTAATTCAGATATTACGCCGGGCCCGGTTTTTGCTTCGTCAGGGCGAAACCGTATTTGCTTCCGATGCATTTATGCTGTTTTTGCGCGAAAGCGTATCGCTGGATGCTTTTTTGTCGAGTCGTATGTATATCAATGCCTTTACCCAACTCGACGATTATGATGTGTGGGCCTGCATAAAACAGTGGGCACTCCACAACGATACGGTGCTGGCTACTCTTTGCCAAATGCTGCTCGATCGCCGATTGTTCAAGATCGTGTTGTCGACGGAGCCCTTTGCAGGTGAACTCCTTCGGGAACTCGAAACGCAGCTACGTCGGACCGGTTTAGCCGATGAAGACTTGTCTTACTTTCTGGTTGAAGGGCAGGCTACCAATGCAGCCTACCTGCCTACGCAGGATCGAATTGCCATCAAACTGAAAACCGGCCACGTAATCGATATTGCTGATGCGTCCGATTTATCGAACATTCAGGTTCTGACAAATATCGTTCGCCGGTATTATGTTTGTTGGGCTAAAGAGTTGAAAACAACAAGTAAATCGATAAGCCAATAA
- a CDS encoding alpha/beta hydrolase: MTRIFFLSIFSLLYATASLAQQELPLYTEAIPNAKDTPDEETRRDDFIVSKVSRPTLTIFLPTTGKANGSAVIICPGGGYGVLVMKREGYDVAKAFTDMGVTAFVLKYRLPSDRTMTDKAIGPLQDAQQALKTVRQRATEWHIDPQKIGIMGFSAGGHLASTAGTHYQNSLIGNPDNISLRPNFMILVYPVISLNESIGHTGTRTNLLGASPSADLIRRFSNEQHVEASTPPTFLTHAGDDTVVPVANSLIFYEALHKQGIPADMHIYTQGGHGYAKTPAFEEWFGRCRHWLQELKMMP, translated from the coding sequence ATGACCAGAATCTTTTTCCTGTCTATTTTTTCTTTACTCTATGCAACCGCCAGTCTGGCGCAGCAGGAACTACCACTCTACACCGAAGCCATTCCCAACGCCAAAGACACACCCGACGAAGAAACCAGGCGGGACGATTTTATAGTCTCAAAAGTATCGCGCCCAACGTTAACGATTTTTCTACCGACAACTGGCAAAGCAAATGGGTCGGCTGTCATCATCTGTCCGGGCGGTGGCTATGGAGTGCTGGTAATGAAACGGGAAGGCTACGATGTGGCCAAAGCATTTACCGATATGGGCGTTACGGCCTTTGTGCTCAAATACCGGCTACCGAGCGACCGAACCATGACCGACAAAGCTATCGGCCCTCTACAGGATGCTCAACAGGCCCTGAAAACCGTTCGACAACGTGCAACGGAATGGCACATCGACCCGCAAAAAATAGGGATCATGGGATTCTCGGCCGGTGGTCATCTGGCCTCAACAGCCGGAACGCATTACCAGAACTCGCTGATCGGTAACCCTGACAATATCAGCCTTCGCCCCAACTTTATGATTCTGGTTTATCCTGTTATCAGTTTAAATGAATCAATTGGGCACACGGGCACCCGCACCAACCTTCTTGGTGCTTCGCCTTCGGCAGATTTGATCCGCCGGTTTTCCAACGAACAGCATGTAGAGGCATCGACCCCGCCGACCTTTTTGACACACGCTGGCGACGATACGGTTGTTCCTGTAGCCAATAGTCTGATTTTTTACGAAGCGCTGCATAAACAAGGTATCCCGGCCGATATGCATATTTACACACAGGGCGGTCATGGATATGCGAAAACACCCGCCTTCGAAGAGTGGTTTGGCCGTTGCAGGCACTGGCTTCAGGAACTTAAGATGATGCCCTGA